The Methanobrevibacter sp. genome contains a region encoding:
- a CDS encoding HisA/HisF family protein, translating into MIKKIPVIDLKQHQAVSGKSGMRDTYTPLSTVFAPSANPVEIAQGLKLNGADEMYIADLDLIESQGHNINDIKMVNTILPVMFDGGVKDVESFEFFLDYAYKVIVPTETIKSIEEMELIFEKYPKERIVVSVDVKNDELYSKNFDLSLKEFKEILKVLDPNEIILLDISGVGTEKGYNEYLLKEFEELKDKLIIAGGLNKKSIGELDSLGIKKVLIGTSLHSGEVRLLD; encoded by the coding sequence ATGATTAAGAAAATACCTGTTATAGATTTAAAACAACACCAGGCCGTTAGTGGCAAATCCGGCATGAGGGACACATACACGCCATTAAGCACTGTTTTTGCACCTTCCGCAAATCCTGTTGAAATTGCCCAGGGATTAAAATTGAACGGCGCCGATGAGATGTACATTGCCGATTTGGACCTGATTGAGTCTCAAGGCCATAACATTAACGACATTAAGATGGTCAATACGATTCTGCCCGTGATGTTTGATGGCGGCGTGAAGGATGTAGAATCCTTTGAATTTTTCCTGGATTACGCATATAAGGTAATCGTTCCGACCGAAACAATAAAAAGCATTGAAGAGATGGAATTAATATTTGAAAAGTATCCTAAAGAAAGGATTGTCGTAAGCGTGGACGTTAAAAATGACGAGTTGTACTCCAAGAATTTCGATTTGTCCCTTAAGGAATTTAAGGAGATATTGAAAGTTTTAGATCCAAATGAAATAATTCTTCTAGACATTTCCGGTGTGGGAACAGAGAAGGGATATAATGAGTATTTGTTGAAGGAGTTTGAAGAGCTGAAGGATAAATTGATTATTGCCGGTGGGTTGAATAAGAAATCCATCGGCGAGCTGGATTCACTTGGAATAAAAAAAGTATTGATAGGCACAAGTCTGCATTCCGGTGAAGTCAGACTTCTAGACTAA
- a CDS encoding DUF3194 domain-containing protein gives MSKLKKLSQSDLSTISDDFGEILGQEVSKNISTKEVEDLDLDIVISYENDQLDVDVDVGVIFDELSQINQDQIMKAIDGAYLRFDSYIDENFRV, from the coding sequence ATGTCAAAGCTTAAAAAACTATCCCAAAGCGATTTATCCACAATTTCCGATGACTTCGGTGAAATTCTAGGCCAGGAAGTCTCAAAGAATATTTCAACCAAGGAAGTTGAGGATTTGGATTTGGATATTGTCATCAGCTATGAAAATGACCAGCTGGATGTTGATGTTGACGTTGGAGTAATTTTCGATGAGCTTTCCCAAATCAACCAGGACCAGATCATGAAAGCTATTGACGGCGCTTATTTAAGGTTTGATTCCTATATCGACGAGAATTTTAGAGTTTAA
- a CDS encoding prefoldin subunit beta — MEIPENIQHQLNQFQQLQQQAQAVTMQVQNVEIQIQETEKALEELKKTDENTEVFKQAGTLLIKVEYADALAEMEDKLETLQLRKQTMTRQEERVMKKLEEMQSTIQNAMQGMGQ; from the coding sequence ATGGAGATTCCTGAAAATATTCAACATCAATTAAATCAGTTTCAACAGTTACAACAACAAGCTCAAGCTGTAACCATGCAAGTTCAAAATGTTGAAATTCAAATTCAAGAAACTGAAAAAGCATTGGAAGAACTAAAAAAGACTGATGAGAATACCGAAGTGTTCAAGCAAGCTGGAACTTTACTTATTAAAGTGGAATATGCAGACGCATTAGCTGAAATGGAAGATAAATTGGAAACCCTTCAATTAAGAAAACAGACCATGACCCGCCAAGAGGAAAGAGTCATGAAAAAGCTTGAAGAGATGCAATCCACTATCCAAAACGCAATGCAAGGTATGGGCCAATAG
- a CDS encoding KEOPS complex subunit Pcc1 gives MIDETPLESVKSNITVEFESADQAKIIYDAIILEFETAPDFRSSMTIDLEGSNIIIDIDAQDSTSFRASVNSAIKWINLALEINNLTIK, from the coding sequence ATGATTGATGAAACCCCTCTTGAATCAGTTAAAAGCAACATAACTGTAGAGTTTGAAAGTGCCGATCAGGCAAAAATAATTTACGATGCCATTATCCTGGAGTTTGAGACCGCTCCCGACTTCAGGTCATCTATGACAATTGACTTGGAGGGGTCCAATATCATAATAGATATAGACGCTCAGGATTCAACATCATTTAGGGCTTCTGTCAATTCAGCCATTAAATGGATTAATCTGGCATTGGAGATAAATAATTTGACAATAAAATAA
- a CDS encoding Brix domain-containing protein, whose amino-acid sequence MLISTSRKPSQKTRKFCKNLARLTDSTSVNRGKMNMRELLLKALEVDEFNLAVVNEIKGNPSKITFYSNKGEVLLVILISVVMDNEKLNMAPSKLKMVSNIKRLDVLSDILDLDLVDKAEDNYILVRDDEDLVAKINFINKFGDKLNFQINVKKILEAAHD is encoded by the coding sequence ATGTTGATTTCAACTTCTAGGAAGCCTTCTCAAAAGACCAGGAAGTTCTGTAAAAATTTAGCTCGATTAACTGATTCAACTTCCGTTAACCGGGGCAAGATGAATATGCGCGAACTTCTCCTGAAAGCCCTGGAAGTGGATGAATTCAACCTGGCTGTCGTGAATGAAATTAAGGGAAACCCAAGTAAAATCACTTTCTATTCAAATAAGGGAGAAGTTTTGCTTGTAATTCTCATTAGTGTTGTTATGGATAATGAAAAGCTTAACATGGCGCCATCTAAATTGAAAATGGTTTCAAACATTAAGAGATTAGATGTTTTGAGCGATATCCTGGATTTGGATTTAGTGGACAAGGCAGAGGACAATTACATACTTGTTCGTGACGATGAAGATCTAGTGGCTAAGATTAATTTCATTAATAAATTTGGAGATAAGCTCAATTTCCAAATCAACGTTAAAAAGATTTTAGAGGCGGCACATGATTGA
- a CDS encoding DNA-directed RNA polymerase subunit P — protein sequence MYRCPRCGAEVDHKSYMENKCPKCRYRILFKNVPETTRIIKAR from the coding sequence TTGTATAGATGTCCACGTTGTGGAGCAGAAGTAGACCATAAAAGCTACATGGAAAATAAATGTCCTAAATGCAGATATAGGATTTTATTTAAAAATGTTCCAGAAACTACTAGAATCATAAAAGCAAGATAA
- the rpl37A gene encoding 50S ribosomal protein L37Ae, translating into MARTKKVGITGRFGARYGRKAKRSVKIIEENMKKNHVCPKCDRPYVKRQAAGIWKCKKCGAVFTGGAYIPQTPMAKSAARSIRDIQVEE; encoded by the coding sequence ATGGCAAGAACTAAAAAAGTAGGTATCACAGGAAGGTTCGGTGCAAGATACGGAAGAAAAGCAAAAAGATCTGTTAAAATCATTGAAGAAAACATGAAAAAGAATCATGTTTGTCCAAAATGCGACAGGCCTTATGTAAAAAGACAAGCTGCCGGAATCTGGAAATGCAAAAAATGTGGTGCAGTGTTCACCGGAGGAGCTTACATTCCACAAACTCCTATGGCAAAATCTGCAGCACGCAGTATAAGAGACATCCAAGTGGAGGAATAA
- the guaB gene encoding IMP dehydrogenase — protein sequence MSYSKKVQEARMSYTFDDFLLTPNASYVEPKDIDTKIELGKGIKLNIPVLSAAMDTVTEAELAIAMAQEGGVGVIHRNITQERQVEEVKKVKSAEDLTIRDVVTISQDSTIADVQEIMRDELISGLPVVEGDEIIGIISKRDIRPVLNSEPDKTVKDIMTSDVVTVEEGVTAEEALNVAYENKVERLPVVHDGKLVGIITIKDILNRDQYPNAARDKDGNFLVAAACGPFDLDRAMALDQAGADIISIDCAHAHNMNVVKFTETIKDNIDAELCVGNIATGEAAEDLISMGVDALKVGIGPGSMCTTRIVAGVGVPQLTAISDVADAAVDSGIPVIADGGIRYSGDVAKAIGAGADAVMLGNLLAASLEAPGEIVVMNGKQYKKYRGMGSMGAMTSEFDGGADRYFQGQKSKMNHTKYVPEGIEGAVPYRGTIAEILFQLVGGLKSSMGYCGAKDIDAMKQKARFVRITSSGIKESHPHDLLITNESPNYPTFE from the coding sequence ATGTCATATTCTAAAAAAGTTCAAGAAGCAAGAATGTCTTATACTTTTGATGATTTTCTTTTAACTCCTAATGCAAGTTATGTTGAACCTAAGGACATTGATACAAAAATAGAGTTAGGCAAAGGAATTAAACTTAATATTCCAGTTTTAAGTGCAGCTATGGATACTGTAACTGAAGCTGAACTTGCAATTGCCATGGCACAGGAAGGTGGTGTCGGAGTTATTCACAGAAACATCACACAGGAAAGGCAAGTTGAAGAGGTAAAGAAGGTAAAATCAGCTGAAGACTTGACAATTCGTGATGTTGTTACTATTTCACAGGATTCCACTATTGCTGATGTTCAGGAAATCATGAGAGACGAGCTTATAAGCGGTCTTCCAGTTGTAGAAGGGGATGAAATTATCGGAATTATATCCAAAAGGGATATCAGACCGGTTTTAAACTCTGAACCTGATAAAACAGTTAAGGACATCATGACTTCCGATGTCGTGACTGTTGAAGAGGGAGTCACTGCTGAAGAGGCATTGAATGTCGCTTATGAAAATAAGGTTGAAAGGCTTCCTGTTGTTCATGACGGCAAATTGGTGGGAATCATCACAATTAAGGATATTCTAAACAGGGATCAGTACCCGAATGCGGCACGTGATAAGGATGGTAACTTTTTGGTTGCAGCCGCTTGCGGTCCGTTTGATTTGGACAGGGCAATGGCTCTTGATCAGGCCGGTGCTGACATCATTTCCATTGACTGTGCCCATGCTCATAACATGAATGTGGTCAAGTTCACTGAAACCATTAAAGATAATATCGATGCAGAATTATGCGTTGGTAACATTGCAACAGGAGAGGCTGCTGAAGACTTGATATCCATGGGCGTGGATGCGCTTAAGGTAGGAATAGGTCCGGGATCAATGTGTACCACCCGTATTGTTGCAGGTGTAGGTGTGCCACAACTAACTGCCATTTCAGATGTTGCTGATGCAGCGGTAGATTCAGGCATTCCTGTCATTGCTGATGGTGGTATCAGATACTCTGGAGATGTTGCTAAAGCCATAGGTGCTGGAGCAGATGCAGTAATGCTTGGTAACTTGCTTGCGGCTTCCTTGGAAGCTCCTGGCGAAATCGTTGTAATGAACGGTAAGCAATACAAAAAGTACCGTGGAATGGGTTCCATGGGTGCAATGACCAGTGAGTTTGATGGCGGAGCAGACAGATACTTCCAAGGCCAGAAAAGTAAGATGAACCACACTAAGTATGTTCCGGAAGGAATTGAAGGCGCTGTACCATACAGGGGAACAATCGCTGAAATTCTATTCCAGCTAGTGGGCGGTTTGAAATCATCCATGGGTTATTGCGGTGCAAAAGACATCGATGCAATGAAACAAAAGGCAAGATTCGTTAGAATTACAAGCAGTGGAATTAAGGAATCCCACCCTCATGACTTGTTAATCACTAATGAAAGCCCTAATTATCCAACTTTCGAATAG
- a CDS encoding (5-formylfuran-3-yl)methyl phosphate synthase, with translation MLLLISPINREEALESIKGGADIVDVKNPKEGSLGANFPWVIKEIRELTPEDKLVSATLGDVPYKPGTVSLAAMGAHVSGADYIKVGLYGTKDHDEAVEVMENVVKTVKDVSEDTIIVAAGYADAHRVGAVGPMEIPKVAKDAGCDLAMLDTAVKDGHTLFDYLDIDQLKEFVEEAHSYDLLTALAGSVKKDQLKPLHDIGCDVVGIRGAACVGGDRNTGKIHHTAVAELKDLCDSF, from the coding sequence ATGCTTCTATTAATAAGTCCTATAAATCGTGAAGAAGCTCTAGAATCTATTAAAGGAGGAGCAGACATTGTTGATGTGAAAAATCCTAAGGAAGGCTCTTTAGGCGCTAATTTCCCATGGGTTATTAAGGAAATAAGGGAATTAACTCCTGAAGACAAGCTTGTAAGCGCTACTTTAGGTGATGTGCCTTACAAACCGGGTACAGTTTCCCTTGCAGCAATGGGCGCTCATGTTTCAGGAGCGGATTATATTAAAGTCGGATTATATGGAACAAAAGACCATGACGAAGCTGTCGAAGTCATGGAAAATGTTGTAAAGACTGTAAAAGATGTTAGTGAAGATACAATTATTGTAGCTGCAGGATATGCGGATGCTCATCGTGTCGGCGCTGTCGGACCTATGGAGATTCCAAAGGTTGCAAAGGATGCCGGCTGCGATTTGGCCATGCTTGACACTGCAGTTAAAGATGGTCATACATTATTTGATTATTTGGATATTGACCAGTTAAAAGAGTTTGTTGAAGAGGCTCACAGCTATGATTTGTTGACTGCACTTGCAGGTTCCGTTAAAAAGGATCAACTAAAACCGTTGCATGACATCGGATGTGATGTTGTCGGCATTAGGGGAGCTGCCTGTGTTGGCGGTGATAGAAACACCGGTAAGATACACCATACTGCAGTAGCTGAGCTTAAGGATTTATGTGATTCATTCTAA
- a CDS encoding LUD domain-containing protein → MKSSELETMRKSFDTVKKRSNSIKESASIKRLEKRCREIKEYSIENNEELLNQAIESFKRNDIEVKMAKTSNDALDIIDELLAEYKTTAIAKAKSNTLGEINLKGHFDGGDIDVIETDLGDRILQLKKIDNKPVHPTGPASHLNISKITDIVNDSLDANVNPEAREIMELVRSDVLKRLESARVGISGANAIAAEEGSLVMVHNEGNISIVSLKDLHIIVAGIDKIVPTLEDAISIVKLETIFATGSYVTSYMNVVSGPSKTADIEKKLLKNMYGAERVVVILLDNGRSEANPECLYCIGCGNCVVHCPVYNAVGNEFGFNNYLGGRGVAMSKFIEDDETCYNSGLYMCTLCGLCTLNCPVAIPTNEIIENMRKLSADAGFYPKAHGKIKDNVFKNDSPY, encoded by the coding sequence ATGAAATCTAGTGAACTTGAAACCATGAGGAAATCTTTTGATACTGTTAAAAAAAGGTCAAATTCCATCAAGGAGTCTGCATCCATTAAACGACTTGAAAAAAGGTGTCGTGAAATCAAAGAGTATTCCATTGAAAATAATGAGGAGTTATTGAATCAAGCTATCGAGTCATTTAAGCGGAATGACATTGAAGTCAAGATGGCGAAAACTTCAAATGATGCATTGGATATTATTGATGAATTACTTGCTGAATATAAGACAACCGCTATCGCCAAAGCCAAATCCAATACTTTAGGCGAAATCAATCTTAAGGGTCATTTTGATGGTGGCGATATTGATGTTATTGAAACAGACCTTGGAGATAGGATATTGCAGCTTAAAAAAATAGACAATAAGCCAGTTCATCCGACAGGGCCTGCCTCTCATTTGAACATTTCAAAGATCACTGACATTGTTAATGACTCTCTTGATGCAAACGTCAATCCCGAAGCCAGGGAAATCATGGAGCTTGTGAGAAGTGATGTGCTGAAACGTCTTGAAAGTGCAAGAGTAGGTATAAGTGGAGCCAATGCAATAGCCGCCGAGGAGGGGTCCCTTGTGATGGTTCACAATGAGGGCAATATTTCCATAGTTTCACTAAAAGATTTGCATATAATTGTAGCTGGAATCGATAAAATAGTGCCTACTTTGGAAGACGCAATATCGATTGTAAAACTTGAAACCATTTTTGCAACCGGAAGCTATGTCACCTCATACATGAATGTGGTGTCCGGCCCGTCAAAAACTGCAGACATCGAAAAGAAGCTGTTGAAAAACATGTATGGTGCTGAAAGGGTGGTCGTAATATTGTTGGACAATGGAAGAAGCGAGGCAAACCCTGAATGTCTATACTGCATTGGCTGCGGAAACTGTGTTGTTCACTGTCCAGTTTATAATGCGGTTGGAAATGAGTTCGGATTTAATAATTATTTGGGCGGTCGTGGCGTTGCAATGTCAAAATTCATAGAAGATGATGAGACCTGCTATAATTCAGGCCTATACATGTGCACTTTATGCGGATTATGCACTCTGAATTGTCCTGTTGCAATTCCAACAAATGAGATTATTGAAAACATGAGGAAATTGTCAGCCGATGCGGGATTCTATCCGAAGGCACACGGCAAAATCAAAGACAATGTTTTCAAAAATGATTCCCCATATTAA
- a CDS encoding (Fe-S)-binding protein encodes MLYFRGCTAREKLPNIQKATEALLKKADVDYHILDDEKCCGSVLLRTGFEDEARSQIEKNTEILKGERILTSCAGCYKTLKDDYEGLDVVHISQLLDELIKEGKLNFSKKDLDVTYHDSCHLGRHSNVFDEPRDVIGSLANLVEMENIKEDSLCCGAGGGVKSAYPEIASQMADLRIRQALKTDCEILVTPCPFCKLNLENDDLEVLDLTEFLVEYGDVDEI; translated from the coding sequence ATGTTATATTTTAGAGGATGCACTGCACGCGAAAAGCTGCCGAACATTCAAAAGGCAACCGAAGCGCTCCTGAAAAAAGCAGATGTTGACTATCATATTCTGGATGATGAGAAATGCTGCGGGTCAGTTTTGCTTAGGACAGGCTTCGAAGATGAGGCAAGGTCTCAAATAGAAAAAAACACCGAAATTCTTAAAGGCGAAAGAATATTGACTTCCTGTGCAGGTTGCTATAAAACTCTAAAGGACGATTATGAAGGATTGGATGTAGTTCACATATCACAATTATTGGATGAATTGATTAAAGAGGGAAAGCTTAATTTTTCTAAAAAGGATTTGGATGTCACCTACCATGATTCATGTCATTTGGGTCGCCATTCCAATGTGTTTGATGAGCCAAGGGATGTCATCGGCTCATTAGCGAACCTGGTTGAAATGGAAAATATCAAGGAGGATAGCTTGTGCTGCGGTGCCGGAGGGGGCGTGAAGTCAGCTTATCCTGAAATCGCTTCCCAGATGGCAGACTTAAGAATAAGACAAGCCTTGAAAACAGATTGTGAAATATTGGTAACTCCATGTCCATTCTGTAAGCTTAATCTGGAAAATGATGATTTGGAAGTTCTCGATTTGACTGAATTTTTAGTGGAATATGGTGATGTGGATGAAATCTAG
- a CDS encoding DUF2304 family protein: protein MFLYSFIFPIISIISIVGIIIRYSHGKNSLSTVIVWSAFWIFVILFSIFPDFSSTFARIFGITRGLDFIIILVFVILFYIILKMYFIVDKMQDNLNEIVKEVALKNEITLDDEEE, encoded by the coding sequence ATGTTTTTGTATTCTTTTATATTTCCAATTATTTCCATAATATCTATTGTGGGCATTATTATAAGGTATAGTCATGGTAAGAATTCATTAAGCACGGTTATTGTGTGGTCTGCATTTTGGATTTTTGTTATTCTATTTTCCATTTTCCCAGATTTCAGTAGCACATTCGCTAGGATATTTGGTATAACCCGTGGTTTGGACTTTATAATTATTTTAGTGTTTGTAATATTATTCTATATCATTTTAAAAATGTATTTCATTGTTGATAAGATGCAAGACAATCTAAATGAAATAGTGAAGGAAGTCGCATTAAAAAACGAAATCACTCTTGACGATGAAGAGGAATAA
- a CDS encoding glycosyltransferase family 2 protein, whose protein sequence is MGFKISEEDKESTYIILPAYNEETRIQPVIEEIAKKGFKMVIVNDGSSDNTLEVIKESQRKYPKNIFIYSHIINRGVGVAMQTGFEAVLRYDPKYIVNMDSDGQHSVDDLENVLEPLVTGRAQAVIGARPLKDMPTTRNFANAIMNLLTRIFYRVDVSDSQTGFRALTIDALNKISINSRGYLISSEFIREINDNDIPFEEVPIKTIYTPETQAKGTNVSVALKIMFQMIRDQF, encoded by the coding sequence ATGGGATTTAAAATATCTGAGGAAGATAAGGAATCTACATACATTATTCTTCCTGCTTATAATGAGGAAACTAGAATCCAGCCGGTTATTGAAGAGATAGCCAAGAAAGGATTTAAAATGGTCATCGTTAATGACGGTTCTTCAGATAATACTTTAGAGGTTATTAAGGAATCCCAAAGAAAATATCCTAAAAATATTTTTATTTATTCTCATATTATTAATCGTGGCGTTGGAGTTGCAATGCAAACAGGATTTGAAGCCGTCTTAAGGTATGATCCTAAATATATAGTGAATATGGACTCGGATGGACAGCACTCAGTCGATGATTTGGAAAACGTTTTGGAGCCTTTAGTCACTGGCAGGGCTCAAGCCGTAATCGGCGCAAGACCTCTAAAGGACATGCCTACAACCAGAAATTTTGCAAATGCAATAATGAACCTGTTAACCAGAATTTTTTACAGGGTCGATGTCAGCGATTCGCAAACTGGATTTAGGGCACTAACCATTGATGCATTAAACAAGATAAGCATCAATTCCAGAGGATATTTGATATCTTCAGAATTCATCAGAGAAATCAATGACAATGATATTCCATTTGAGGAAGTTCCAATCAAGACAATCTACACTCCCGAAACACAGGCAAAGGGAACAAACGTTTCTGTTGCATTGAAGATTATGTTCCAGATGATTAGAGATCAATTTTAA
- the ribC gene encoding riboflavin synthase has translation MRIGICDTTFARFDMAAAAIDELKNNAHDLKIIRETVPGVKDLPVTAKILIEEENCDIVMALGMPGPMEKDKMCAHEASTGLINAQLMTNTHILEVFVHEDEEEDPVELAKLAENRAREHAQNLIKMMYHRKAMRKEAGMGMREGKEDAGPL, from the coding sequence ATGAGAATTGGAATTTGTGACACTACATTTGCCCGCTTTGACATGGCCGCAGCCGCTATTGATGAGCTTAAAAATAATGCTCATGATTTAAAAATTATTCGTGAAACAGTTCCTGGCGTCAAGGACTTGCCGGTAACTGCAAAAATTCTCATTGAAGAGGAAAATTGCGATATTGTAATGGCACTTGGAATGCCTGGGCCAATGGAAAAAGACAAGATGTGCGCTCATGAAGCGTCAACAGGTCTTATCAATGCGCAGCTAATGACAAACACTCATATATTGGAAGTGTTTGTGCATGAGGATGAGGAAGAAGACCCGGTAGAGCTTGCAAAACTGGCTGAGAATAGGGCCCGTGAACATGCGCAAAACTTGATAAAAATGATGTATCACAGAAAAGCAATGAGAAAGGAAGCTGGAATGGGAATGCGTGAAGGAAAAGAGGATGCAGGACCATTATAA
- a CDS encoding ATP-binding cassette domain-containing protein yields the protein MLEVKNIKYSYNSKYQALKGVSLKVERGEMVSLLGKNGAGKSTLFLHLNGIYEPEEGKVFIDGEELKYDKKSLLKFRQKVGIVFQNPDDQIFAPTVEEDVAFGPLNLGLSMEEVQDRVEEALARVGMSGFEKTAPHHLSGGQKKRVAIAGILAMKPEVMVLDEPTAGLDPQGVVDLSKLLKELNEEGITIIISTHEVDLVPDYASKVFVLVDGLLIGEGTPKEIFSQPDILETANLKVPIVTELFQQLEEEGFDMEGDYPLTIGEAKDKFLKLLNKG from the coding sequence ATGCTAGAAGTTAAAAATATAAAATATTCATATAACTCAAAATATCAAGCACTGAAAGGCGTCAGCTTAAAGGTTGAAAGGGGAGAGATGGTCTCACTTTTAGGAAAGAACGGTGCTGGTAAATCAACCTTATTTTTACATCTAAACGGTATTTATGAACCAGAGGAAGGTAAGGTCTTCATTGATGGTGAAGAATTGAAATACGATAAGAAATCCTTGCTTAAGTTCAGGCAAAAAGTCGGAATAGTATTTCAAAATCCAGATGATCAGATATTCGCACCAACAGTTGAAGAGGACGTTGCATTCGGACCTCTTAATTTAGGATTGTCAATGGAAGAGGTTCAGGATAGGGTTGAAGAGGCTCTTGCCCGTGTTGGCATGAGCGGATTTGAAAAAACCGCACCCCATCATTTGAGTGGAGGTCAAAAGAAAAGAGTAGCTATTGCAGGCATTCTTGCAATGAAGCCTGAAGTCATGGTTTTGGATGAGCCTACAGCTGGTCTTGACCCTCAGGGTGTTGTTGATTTGTCTAAACTGTTGAAGGAACTTAATGAAGAAGGAATTACAATCATAATTTCCACTCATGAAGTTGACTTGGTTCCTGATTACGCTTCTAAAGTTTTCGTTTTGGTTGATGGTCTGTTGATAGGTGAAGGAACTCCAAAGGAGATTTTTTCACAGCCTGACATTCTTGAAACGGCAAATCTTAAGGTTCCTATTGTCACTGAGTTATTCCAACAGCTTGAAGAGGAAGGATTTGATATGGAAGGGGATTATCCTCTGACTATCGGTGAAGCTAAGGACAAGTTTTTGAAACTTTTAAATAAAGGCTAA